One Candidatus Omnitrophota bacterium DNA window includes the following coding sequences:
- a CDS encoding cyclic nucleotide-binding domain-containing protein, whose amino-acid sequence MICSKPDRRAPAAEGNNTDMGTSESEIVFSKEPFSFLDGEERALFMENVRLFTFASGEILIRGGEMGNMVYFIVRGECGVFLPPPAPAASPVARLVPGDFFGEMAMLANVKRTATVKTLTEVRVAAMDSQKFKKLFMTNPRIVKGLDAYYKKRQGELNLFKKRVADMESRPEQGLWQKIRKMFGL is encoded by the coding sequence ATGATCTGCTCAAAGCCGGACAGAAGGGCACCGGCCGCCGAGGGGAATAACACCGACATGGGAACATCTGAAAGCGAAATAGTATTCTCAAAAGAACCTTTTTCTTTTCTTGACGGGGAAGAGCGCGCTCTGTTTATGGAGAATGTGCGGCTTTTCACTTTTGCATCGGGCGAAATACTTATAAGAGGCGGCGAGATGGGAAACATGGTCTATTTTATTGTCCGGGGAGAATGCGGCGTTTTCCTGCCGCCTCCGGCGCCTGCGGCAAGCCCTGTGGCGCGGCTCGTTCCCGGGGATTTTTTCGGAGAAATGGCGATGCTGGCGAATGTCAAAAGAACAGCCACCGTAAAAACTTTAACCGAGGTGCGGGTAGCCGCCATGGATTCTCAGAAATTCAAAAAGCTTTTTATGACCAATCCCCGTATTGTCAAGGGCCTTGACGCATATTATAAAAAGCGTCAGGGCGAGCTGAATCTGTTTAAAAAACGAGTGGCTGATATGGAATCGCGCCCGGAGCAGGGGCTGTGGCAGAAAATCAGGAAGATGTTCGGCCTGTGA
- a CDS encoding tetratricopeptide repeat protein: ENALRLKKDISSGRLKADLHYALAYQYYKNDDYKAALKRANKAMRSDRDHTDAKFLYHMINARIFIDKGDYYQAKEHLLHAFKMDPDDSECIMLLKGINDLLKAGQKGTGRRGE, from the coding sequence GAGAACGCGTTAAGACTCAAAAAAGATATTTCTTCGGGGCGTTTGAAAGCAGACCTGCATTACGCTCTGGCCTACCAGTACTATAAAAACGACGATTACAAAGCGGCCCTGAAGAGAGCGAATAAAGCTATGCGCTCCGACAGGGATCACACGGATGCCAAATTCCTCTATCACATGATAAACGCTAGAATATTTATAGACAAGGGGGATTATTACCAGGCGAAAGAGCACCTGCTGCATGCTTTTAAAATGGACCCGGACGATTCCGAATGCATCATGCTTTTGAAAGGGATCAATGATCTGCTCAAAGCCGGACAGAAGGGCACCGGCCGCCGAGGGGAATAA